The following proteins are co-located in the Neodiprion virginianus isolate iyNeoVirg1 chromosome 6, iyNeoVirg1.1, whole genome shotgun sequence genome:
- the LOC124307444 gene encoding protein TANC2 isoform X2 codes for MAPPDRNCRTARPGSGLSLSVLDLAQIRALVESSGAGTGSICPSCEMPFDKGKKRRLIDDCGHERCYSCTFRSEACPLCTTQDLEGPTGLRGTMDIGQTTFGRGSTSQLYTKPSNRRQPSATGGGRARTREDVEDWVDDTTAINALCGSPRPRVKTNGHFTPFMQSRADVASPLPSKGPKGSKGKPPRTPTDTPSRCCSPAPPSKAAVMSQSCPTPPQQRRRFFLSPKVLRSPFGHRNSSAHQQHPASTEQSNENPSALSDDEGGNIKQLSSRTKKSSQSDLYMRLGLLLGGNTRGAVVNGGCPRPSARLVDSRSHDSSAASFSSLTSFETQTLASTNTSPVSTLTGTSSEAEVAVAHRGGKDCDSVASLISMSMSGLSNGSSSPLTPRRHSVTTTQPGQIEELNMFKNRRTCVRRSARTGVVKGPIDPKIRFAQYRAAQLTLKPLFFEVPLLEADPLFTGRQWLMDELKAMVTGSSSGALIAGCPGTGKTALILQLVEHSCFGRRREQIPPPEIYADNNDDKNKLGDPLIEASIQTTNDKIRELAAHVVAYHFCQADNNNTCLVPDLIHSLAAQLCQAPQLIAYREYLLSEPHLQGSVSQRECTVDPDLALTRGIIEPLVTLHKAGRLPDTNMVILIDAVCEAEYHRPDRGDTIATFLTRHASSFPSWLKIICTVRTQLQDCAKQFPYTRISLDKSSSDVKNNMVTRDLADYVSYRLNQSLTIQANVTASVSGANQTRFASHLLALSRGSFLFAKLTLDLIESGHLVAKSASYKVLPVSLAQIFLLHFNLRFPTATSFERVQPLLGVCLAALYPLTLLEIFYSVNSLNIDHFVSWEDFLQRFKMLSGFLVKRLDNTYMFFHPSFREWLMRRDEGESTKFLCDLRLGHAAIAFRLSRLQAPLEGEKVLELGHHILKAHVYRGVAPCWPSRDLQASWLTSSTECISSALCTLRNIYSPNVKVSRLLLLAGASPNHTTEYLGNAPVLCMHAHEGSVEMVSLLLEFGADVELTNSQGCTALSLAAARGHCDVVRRLAAAGASLGHADMAGQCPLVHAARHARLSVVGYLLACDWVVKGAQETADSEVGREEAAQQAVVAAAAQGHEPIVEYLLDMAEVKVDRPDSLTGETALTIAAAHGSTTAVSALLARGADPSAVSAKGLSPLMLAAREGHWGAAERLLQGSLSSSTDHVLDQAVPLLDQRDLAGRTALMLAAAEGHCNLAELFLDKGAVLEATDMEGLTGLGWACVRGRVSAVQSLLDHGANVNTTDKTGRTPLDLAAFQGNPKLVQLLLDRGAAVEHVDLHGMRPLDRAIGCRNIPVVQCFLRRGAKLGPATWAMAAGKPDILLILLNKLLEDGNVLYRKGRLKEASHRYGYALRKFPTPPSQEQDHDRDQDHLLLHLPTFTQLRLNFLLNLSRCKRKMNESQEAIELATEVLKTKPDSYEAFYARAKARVDARHFEDALCDVNEALHIAPPHNREVRRVLAILRDEICSRRDGAGSSRDRSDITSGFHASVDTLTEL; via the exons ATGGCGCCTCCGGATAGAAACTGCAGGACGGCTCGTCCCGGCTCGGGTTTGAGTCTTTCCGTACTCG ACTTGGCGCAAATCAGGGCCCTGGTTGAGTCTTCAGGCGCTGGAACTGGCTCGATTTGTCCATCGTGCGAGATGCCTTTTGACAAGGGTAAGAAGAGACGCTTGATCGACGACTGTGGTCACGAGAGGTGCTACTCCTGCACCTTCAGGAGCGAGGCGTGTCCTCTGTGCACGACGCAGGACCTTGAGGGTCCGACGGGCCTCCGCGGCACCATGGACATCGGGCAAACCACCTTCGGGAGAGGCTCCACCTCGCAGCTATACACCAAGCCGAGCAATCGGAGACAGCCGAGCGCTACGGGCGGCGGAAGAGCTCGCACACGCGAAGACGTCGAGGATTGGGTCGATGACACAACTGCGATTAACGCTCTCTGCGGTAGCCCCAGACCGAGGGTCAAAACCAACGGACATTTCACCCCCTTCATGCAG tCGCGAGCCGATGTCGCCTCACCTCTTCCGTCCAAGGGACCAAAAGGATCGAAAGGAAAACCGCCCAGAACACCTACCGACACACCATCGAGATGCTGCTCGCCAGCTCCCCCGAGCAAAGCGGCCGTCATGTCGCAAA GTTGTCCGACGCCACCTCAACAGAGAAGAAGGTTCTTTCTCAGCCCAAAAGTACTGAGGAGTCCCTTCGGCCATAGAAATTCTTCTGCTCATCAGCAGCACCCGGCTTCTACAGAGCAGAGCAATGAAAATCCTTCCGCCTTGTCAG ACGATGAAGGAGGAAATATCAAGCAGCTCTCTTCGAGGACGAAAAAGTCTTCGCAGTCCGACCTCTATATGCGGCTCGGACTCCTTCTTGGTGGAAACACCCGGGGTGCCGTCGTCAATGGTGGATGCCCCAGGCCCTCGGCTCGGCTGGTGGACAGCCGGAGTCACGACAGTTCAGCGGCGTCTTTCAGCAGCTTGACCAGCTTCGAAACGCAAACTCTGGCATCGACAAATACTAGCCCGGTGTCAACGCTTACCGGCACCTCGAGCGAGGCGGAAGTCGCGGTCGCCCATCGCGGCGGTAAAGACTGCGATAGCGTCGCCAGCCTCATCTCAATGTCCATGTCAGGCCTGTCTAACGGCAGCTCGAGCCCGTTGACGCCCCGAAGACATTCCGTGACCA CTACTCAACCTGGGCAAATCGAGGAACtaaatatgtttaaaaatcgAAGAACATGTGTTAGAAGATCTGCGAGAACCGGGGTTGTTAAGGGGCCAATCGATCCCAAAA TACGTTTTGCCCAGTATCGTGCTGCCCAGCTGACCTTGAAGCCACTGTTCTTTGAGGTGCCTCTTTTGGAGGCGGACCCCCTCTTCACAGGCCGCCAATGGTTGATGGATGAACTGAAAGCTATGGTGACTGGCTCAAGCTCGGGAGCCTTGATCGCCGGATGCCCCGGAACTGGAAAGACTGCACTTATCTTACAGCTTGTAGAGCACAGCTGCTTTGGAAGACGAAGAGAGCAAATTCCACCGCCAGAAATTTACGCGGATAATAACGATGACAAAAACAAATTGGGTGATCCTCTGATCGAGGCGTCTATACAAACGACAAACGATAAG ATTCGTGAGCTAGCAGCCCACGTCGTTGCTTACCATTTCTGTCAGGCTGACAACAACAATACTTGCCTTGTTCCTGATCTCATCCATTCCCTGGCGGCTCAGCTCTGCCAAGCTCCTCAACTGATCGCGTACAGGGAATATCTACTGTCCGAACCCCATCTTCAGGGGTCTGTTTCTCAAAGGGAATGCACTGTGGATCCTGATCTTGCACTGACCAGAGGAATCATCGAGCCCTTAGTCACCCTCCACAAAGCTGGAAGATTACCAGACACTAACATG GTCATTCTAATCGACGCAGTTTGCGAGGCAGAGTATCACAGACCAGACCGAGGTGATACGATAGCCACATTCCTGACGAGACATGCTTCGAGTTTCCCATCGTGGTTGAAGATTATATGCACCGTTCGAACCCAGCTTCAAGATTGTGCAAAACAATTTCCCTACACAAGGATATCTCTGGATAAGAGCTCTTCTGACGTCAAGAACAATATGGTCACTAGGGATTTAGCTGATTACGTGAGCTATAGGCTCAACCAGAGCTTGACCATCCAGGCGAACGTCACTGCATCAGTGAGTGGGGCGAATCAAACGAGGTTTGCATCCCATCTCCTTGCGCTTTCCAGGGGTAGCTTCCTTTTCGCCAAACTCACCTTGGATCTTATCGAGAGTGGACATCTAGTCGCTAAATCTGCAAGCTACAAG GTTTTACCCGTCTCTCTCGCGCAAATATTCCTGCTGCACTTCAACTTGAGATTCCCGACCGCTACATCGTTTGAAAGAGTACAACCTCTTCTCGGAGTATGTTTGGCGGCCTTGTACCCGTTGACGCTactcgagatattttattctGTAAATTCGTTGAATATTGATCATTTCGTTTCCTGGGAAGACTTTCTCCAGAGATTCAAA ATGCTCTCAGGCTTCCTGGTCAAGCGTTTGGACAACACCTACATGTTTTTTCACCCGTCCTTCAGGGAGTGGTTGATGCGCCGAGATGAGGGTGAGTCGACAAAGTTCCTCTGCGATCTGAGGCTGGGTCACGCCGCTATAGCCTTCAGGTTATCCCGGCTTCAGGCGCCGCTGGAAGGAGAGAAAGTCCTTGAGCTTGGACACCACATCCTTAAGGCTCACGTTTATCGAGGAGTTGCACCCTGTTGGCCCTCGCGTGATCTGCAG GCCTCTTGGTTGACCTCTTCGACGGAGTGCATATCCTCGGCTCTCTGCACCCTTCGGAACATCTATAGTCCGAACGTGAAGGTGTCCCGGCTCCTTCTTCTGGCTGGAGCATCGCCGAATCACACAACTGAGTATCTCGGCAACGCCCCAGTCCTTTGCATGCACGCTCATGAGGGATCTGTGGAAATGGTTTCCCTCCTCCTGGAGTTCGGAGCAGATGTTGAGCTGACAAACAGCCAGGGCTGCACCGCACTTTCTCTCGCTGCTGCCCGCGGCCACTGTGATGTCGTCAGAAG ACTAGCTGCTGCCGGAGCTTCCCTGGGTCATGCGGACATGGCAGGACAATGTCCTCTGGTGCACGCAGCGAGACACGCGCGGCTTTCGGTAGTAGGTTACCTGCTGGCTTGTGACTGGGTCGTGAAGGGTGCCCAAGAGACGGCTGATTCTGAGGTCGGCAGGGAAGAGGCCGCACAACAAGCGGtcgtagcagcagcagctcaAGGCCACGAACCTATCGTTGAGTACCTCCTCGACATGGCCGAGGTCAAGGTCGATCGACCCGATTCTCTCACCGGGGAAACCGCCTTAACCATCGCTGCAGCCCACGGTTCAACTACTGCAGTTTCTGCCCTCTTAGCCCGTGGTGCTGACCCATCGGCTGTCAGTGCAAAAGGACTTTCACCGCTGATGCTTGCTGCTCGAGAAGGCCACTGGGGGGCGGCTGAAAGGCTTCTTCAAG GGTCCTTGTCCAGCAGTACTGATCACGTACTGGATCAGGCTGTGCCGTTGCTAGACCAACGCGATCTTGCCGGCCGCACAGCACTGATGTTAGCGGCTGCTGAAGGTCATTGCAATCTCGCCGAACTCTTTCTGGACAAAGGTGCAGTCCTGGAAGCTACCGACATGGAAGGACTGACGGGCCTGGGTTGGGCCTGCGTCCGAGGACGCGTTTCTGCTGTGCAGTCTCTCCTAGACCATGGTGCGAACGTAAATACCACCGACAAAACGGGTAGAACACCGTTGGACCTTGCTGCCTTCCAG GGAAATCCAAAGCTGGTGCAGCTACTGTTGGATCGGGGAGCTGCTGTGGAGCACGTTGACCTTCACGGAATGCGGCCGTTGGATCGAGCGATCGGCTGTAGGAATATCCCAGTCGTTCAGTGTTTTCTTCGTCGAGGTGCTAAATTGGGTCCGGCAACGTGGGCGATGGCGGCTGGAAAGCCAGACATTCTTCTCATCCTCCTAAACAAATTACTCGAGGATGGTAACGTCCTCTACCGTAAGGGCCGGCTGAAAGAGGCTTCCCACCGCTACGGCTATGCCCTGAGAAAATTCCCAACTCCTCCGAGCCAGGAACAGGATCATGACAGGGACCAGGATCACCTCCTACTTCATCTTCCCACCTTCACTCAGCTTCGCCTAAATTTTCTGCTCAACCTGAGCAGGTGCAAGCGTAAAATGAAT GAGAGCCAAGAGGCCATCGAGCTCGCGACCGAAGTATTGAAGACGAAGCCGGACTCGTACGAAGCGTTTTACGCTCGTGCAAAGGCCAGAGTAGACGCAAGGCACTTTGAGGATGCTCTTTGTGATGTTAACGAGGCTCTCCATATCGCCCCGCCTCATAATCGCGAAGTCAGAAGAGTCCTAGCGATCCTCAGGGACGAGATATGCTCCAGAAGAGACGGCGCTGGTTCAAGCAGGGACCGATCCGACATCACATCAGGATTTCACGCCTCTGTAGACACACTTACAGAACTTTAA
- the LOC124307444 gene encoding protein TANC2 isoform X1: MRDSIVYTPVSIGPDTDDEDTLVNAEVYNNDLAQIRALVESSGAGTGSICPSCEMPFDKGKKRRLIDDCGHERCYSCTFRSEACPLCTTQDLEGPTGLRGTMDIGQTTFGRGSTSQLYTKPSNRRQPSATGGGRARTREDVEDWVDDTTAINALCGSPRPRVKTNGHFTPFMQSRADVASPLPSKGPKGSKGKPPRTPTDTPSRCCSPAPPSKAAVMSQSCPTPPQQRRRFFLSPKVLRSPFGHRNSSAHQQHPASTEQSNENPSALSDDEGGNIKQLSSRTKKSSQSDLYMRLGLLLGGNTRGAVVNGGCPRPSARLVDSRSHDSSAASFSSLTSFETQTLASTNTSPVSTLTGTSSEAEVAVAHRGGKDCDSVASLISMSMSGLSNGSSSPLTPRRHSVTTTQPGQIEELNMFKNRRTCVRRSARTGVVKGPIDPKIRFAQYRAAQLTLKPLFFEVPLLEADPLFTGRQWLMDELKAMVTGSSSGALIAGCPGTGKTALILQLVEHSCFGRRREQIPPPEIYADNNDDKNKLGDPLIEASIQTTNDKIRELAAHVVAYHFCQADNNNTCLVPDLIHSLAAQLCQAPQLIAYREYLLSEPHLQGSVSQRECTVDPDLALTRGIIEPLVTLHKAGRLPDTNMVILIDAVCEAEYHRPDRGDTIATFLTRHASSFPSWLKIICTVRTQLQDCAKQFPYTRISLDKSSSDVKNNMVTRDLADYVSYRLNQSLTIQANVTASVSGANQTRFASHLLALSRGSFLFAKLTLDLIESGHLVAKSASYKVLPVSLAQIFLLHFNLRFPTATSFERVQPLLGVCLAALYPLTLLEIFYSVNSLNIDHFVSWEDFLQRFKMLSGFLVKRLDNTYMFFHPSFREWLMRRDEGESTKFLCDLRLGHAAIAFRLSRLQAPLEGEKVLELGHHILKAHVYRGVAPCWPSRDLQASWLTSSTECISSALCTLRNIYSPNVKVSRLLLLAGASPNHTTEYLGNAPVLCMHAHEGSVEMVSLLLEFGADVELTNSQGCTALSLAAARGHCDVVRRLAAAGASLGHADMAGQCPLVHAARHARLSVVGYLLACDWVVKGAQETADSEVGREEAAQQAVVAAAAQGHEPIVEYLLDMAEVKVDRPDSLTGETALTIAAAHGSTTAVSALLARGADPSAVSAKGLSPLMLAAREGHWGAAERLLQGSLSSSTDHVLDQAVPLLDQRDLAGRTALMLAAAEGHCNLAELFLDKGAVLEATDMEGLTGLGWACVRGRVSAVQSLLDHGANVNTTDKTGRTPLDLAAFQGNPKLVQLLLDRGAAVEHVDLHGMRPLDRAIGCRNIPVVQCFLRRGAKLGPATWAMAAGKPDILLILLNKLLEDGNVLYRKGRLKEASHRYGYALRKFPTPPSQEQDHDRDQDHLLLHLPTFTQLRLNFLLNLSRCKRKMNESQEAIELATEVLKTKPDSYEAFYARAKARVDARHFEDALCDVNEALHIAPPHNREVRRVLAILRDEICSRRDGAGSSRDRSDITSGFHASVDTLTEL; the protein is encoded by the exons ACTTGGCGCAAATCAGGGCCCTGGTTGAGTCTTCAGGCGCTGGAACTGGCTCGATTTGTCCATCGTGCGAGATGCCTTTTGACAAGGGTAAGAAGAGACGCTTGATCGACGACTGTGGTCACGAGAGGTGCTACTCCTGCACCTTCAGGAGCGAGGCGTGTCCTCTGTGCACGACGCAGGACCTTGAGGGTCCGACGGGCCTCCGCGGCACCATGGACATCGGGCAAACCACCTTCGGGAGAGGCTCCACCTCGCAGCTATACACCAAGCCGAGCAATCGGAGACAGCCGAGCGCTACGGGCGGCGGAAGAGCTCGCACACGCGAAGACGTCGAGGATTGGGTCGATGACACAACTGCGATTAACGCTCTCTGCGGTAGCCCCAGACCGAGGGTCAAAACCAACGGACATTTCACCCCCTTCATGCAG tCGCGAGCCGATGTCGCCTCACCTCTTCCGTCCAAGGGACCAAAAGGATCGAAAGGAAAACCGCCCAGAACACCTACCGACACACCATCGAGATGCTGCTCGCCAGCTCCCCCGAGCAAAGCGGCCGTCATGTCGCAAA GTTGTCCGACGCCACCTCAACAGAGAAGAAGGTTCTTTCTCAGCCCAAAAGTACTGAGGAGTCCCTTCGGCCATAGAAATTCTTCTGCTCATCAGCAGCACCCGGCTTCTACAGAGCAGAGCAATGAAAATCCTTCCGCCTTGTCAG ACGATGAAGGAGGAAATATCAAGCAGCTCTCTTCGAGGACGAAAAAGTCTTCGCAGTCCGACCTCTATATGCGGCTCGGACTCCTTCTTGGTGGAAACACCCGGGGTGCCGTCGTCAATGGTGGATGCCCCAGGCCCTCGGCTCGGCTGGTGGACAGCCGGAGTCACGACAGTTCAGCGGCGTCTTTCAGCAGCTTGACCAGCTTCGAAACGCAAACTCTGGCATCGACAAATACTAGCCCGGTGTCAACGCTTACCGGCACCTCGAGCGAGGCGGAAGTCGCGGTCGCCCATCGCGGCGGTAAAGACTGCGATAGCGTCGCCAGCCTCATCTCAATGTCCATGTCAGGCCTGTCTAACGGCAGCTCGAGCCCGTTGACGCCCCGAAGACATTCCGTGACCA CTACTCAACCTGGGCAAATCGAGGAACtaaatatgtttaaaaatcgAAGAACATGTGTTAGAAGATCTGCGAGAACCGGGGTTGTTAAGGGGCCAATCGATCCCAAAA TACGTTTTGCCCAGTATCGTGCTGCCCAGCTGACCTTGAAGCCACTGTTCTTTGAGGTGCCTCTTTTGGAGGCGGACCCCCTCTTCACAGGCCGCCAATGGTTGATGGATGAACTGAAAGCTATGGTGACTGGCTCAAGCTCGGGAGCCTTGATCGCCGGATGCCCCGGAACTGGAAAGACTGCACTTATCTTACAGCTTGTAGAGCACAGCTGCTTTGGAAGACGAAGAGAGCAAATTCCACCGCCAGAAATTTACGCGGATAATAACGATGACAAAAACAAATTGGGTGATCCTCTGATCGAGGCGTCTATACAAACGACAAACGATAAG ATTCGTGAGCTAGCAGCCCACGTCGTTGCTTACCATTTCTGTCAGGCTGACAACAACAATACTTGCCTTGTTCCTGATCTCATCCATTCCCTGGCGGCTCAGCTCTGCCAAGCTCCTCAACTGATCGCGTACAGGGAATATCTACTGTCCGAACCCCATCTTCAGGGGTCTGTTTCTCAAAGGGAATGCACTGTGGATCCTGATCTTGCACTGACCAGAGGAATCATCGAGCCCTTAGTCACCCTCCACAAAGCTGGAAGATTACCAGACACTAACATG GTCATTCTAATCGACGCAGTTTGCGAGGCAGAGTATCACAGACCAGACCGAGGTGATACGATAGCCACATTCCTGACGAGACATGCTTCGAGTTTCCCATCGTGGTTGAAGATTATATGCACCGTTCGAACCCAGCTTCAAGATTGTGCAAAACAATTTCCCTACACAAGGATATCTCTGGATAAGAGCTCTTCTGACGTCAAGAACAATATGGTCACTAGGGATTTAGCTGATTACGTGAGCTATAGGCTCAACCAGAGCTTGACCATCCAGGCGAACGTCACTGCATCAGTGAGTGGGGCGAATCAAACGAGGTTTGCATCCCATCTCCTTGCGCTTTCCAGGGGTAGCTTCCTTTTCGCCAAACTCACCTTGGATCTTATCGAGAGTGGACATCTAGTCGCTAAATCTGCAAGCTACAAG GTTTTACCCGTCTCTCTCGCGCAAATATTCCTGCTGCACTTCAACTTGAGATTCCCGACCGCTACATCGTTTGAAAGAGTACAACCTCTTCTCGGAGTATGTTTGGCGGCCTTGTACCCGTTGACGCTactcgagatattttattctGTAAATTCGTTGAATATTGATCATTTCGTTTCCTGGGAAGACTTTCTCCAGAGATTCAAA ATGCTCTCAGGCTTCCTGGTCAAGCGTTTGGACAACACCTACATGTTTTTTCACCCGTCCTTCAGGGAGTGGTTGATGCGCCGAGATGAGGGTGAGTCGACAAAGTTCCTCTGCGATCTGAGGCTGGGTCACGCCGCTATAGCCTTCAGGTTATCCCGGCTTCAGGCGCCGCTGGAAGGAGAGAAAGTCCTTGAGCTTGGACACCACATCCTTAAGGCTCACGTTTATCGAGGAGTTGCACCCTGTTGGCCCTCGCGTGATCTGCAG GCCTCTTGGTTGACCTCTTCGACGGAGTGCATATCCTCGGCTCTCTGCACCCTTCGGAACATCTATAGTCCGAACGTGAAGGTGTCCCGGCTCCTTCTTCTGGCTGGAGCATCGCCGAATCACACAACTGAGTATCTCGGCAACGCCCCAGTCCTTTGCATGCACGCTCATGAGGGATCTGTGGAAATGGTTTCCCTCCTCCTGGAGTTCGGAGCAGATGTTGAGCTGACAAACAGCCAGGGCTGCACCGCACTTTCTCTCGCTGCTGCCCGCGGCCACTGTGATGTCGTCAGAAG ACTAGCTGCTGCCGGAGCTTCCCTGGGTCATGCGGACATGGCAGGACAATGTCCTCTGGTGCACGCAGCGAGACACGCGCGGCTTTCGGTAGTAGGTTACCTGCTGGCTTGTGACTGGGTCGTGAAGGGTGCCCAAGAGACGGCTGATTCTGAGGTCGGCAGGGAAGAGGCCGCACAACAAGCGGtcgtagcagcagcagctcaAGGCCACGAACCTATCGTTGAGTACCTCCTCGACATGGCCGAGGTCAAGGTCGATCGACCCGATTCTCTCACCGGGGAAACCGCCTTAACCATCGCTGCAGCCCACGGTTCAACTACTGCAGTTTCTGCCCTCTTAGCCCGTGGTGCTGACCCATCGGCTGTCAGTGCAAAAGGACTTTCACCGCTGATGCTTGCTGCTCGAGAAGGCCACTGGGGGGCGGCTGAAAGGCTTCTTCAAG GGTCCTTGTCCAGCAGTACTGATCACGTACTGGATCAGGCTGTGCCGTTGCTAGACCAACGCGATCTTGCCGGCCGCACAGCACTGATGTTAGCGGCTGCTGAAGGTCATTGCAATCTCGCCGAACTCTTTCTGGACAAAGGTGCAGTCCTGGAAGCTACCGACATGGAAGGACTGACGGGCCTGGGTTGGGCCTGCGTCCGAGGACGCGTTTCTGCTGTGCAGTCTCTCCTAGACCATGGTGCGAACGTAAATACCACCGACAAAACGGGTAGAACACCGTTGGACCTTGCTGCCTTCCAG GGAAATCCAAAGCTGGTGCAGCTACTGTTGGATCGGGGAGCTGCTGTGGAGCACGTTGACCTTCACGGAATGCGGCCGTTGGATCGAGCGATCGGCTGTAGGAATATCCCAGTCGTTCAGTGTTTTCTTCGTCGAGGTGCTAAATTGGGTCCGGCAACGTGGGCGATGGCGGCTGGAAAGCCAGACATTCTTCTCATCCTCCTAAACAAATTACTCGAGGATGGTAACGTCCTCTACCGTAAGGGCCGGCTGAAAGAGGCTTCCCACCGCTACGGCTATGCCCTGAGAAAATTCCCAACTCCTCCGAGCCAGGAACAGGATCATGACAGGGACCAGGATCACCTCCTACTTCATCTTCCCACCTTCACTCAGCTTCGCCTAAATTTTCTGCTCAACCTGAGCAGGTGCAAGCGTAAAATGAAT GAGAGCCAAGAGGCCATCGAGCTCGCGACCGAAGTATTGAAGACGAAGCCGGACTCGTACGAAGCGTTTTACGCTCGTGCAAAGGCCAGAGTAGACGCAAGGCACTTTGAGGATGCTCTTTGTGATGTTAACGAGGCTCTCCATATCGCCCCGCCTCATAATCGCGAAGTCAGAAGAGTCCTAGCGATCCTCAGGGACGAGATATGCTCCAGAAGAGACGGCGCTGGTTCAAGCAGGGACCGATCCGACATCACATCAGGATTTCACGCCTCTGTAGACACACTTACAGAACTTTAA